Proteins found in one Stigmatopora nigra isolate UIUO_SnigA chromosome 15, RoL_Snig_1.1, whole genome shotgun sequence genomic segment:
- the tanc2a gene encoding protein TANC2 isoform X5 → MPRQNSGSRSQQEKRVQLTPYLSLKPLHFEIPGLCSDWSFTGREWLFQEVDTCLSSDDPLINQGVIIVGNMGFGKTAIIARLVALSCHGNRMWPTSAGFQTPPKYPESFPQDSLGQGGVAEEDGGCPGTPEIKRRQREAMMRLAGQVVSYHFCQADNCHTCLVPEFVHNMAATLTEAPQLSAYRELLRRTPQLQSTLSLRSCIQDPTSAFQKGIVEPLNALYKEGSLHADGAGLILLIDGLNEAEFHRPDYGDTLTSFLSRNVHKFPSWLKIVATVRSNQQDITRLLPFHRISLDRMEENSAIDQDLQGYLMQRIHSSPEIQSNVSLSNGRLDNTALSKLTSHLKTLSKGSYLYLKLTLDLIEGGYLVLKSTSFKVVPVSLAEVYLLQLNMRFPTQSSFLRVIPLLNVTVATLHPLTDNQLFEAINAGALTGGAMQWAEFTQRLEQLFPFLQRRSDGSRMLNHTSFREWLVWREDGQDDRFLCDPRSGHTLLAFWLCRQGGKLSRQQTLELGHHILKAHIYKGLSKKLGISSSILQGLWLAYSTENLNHALSSLRNLYTPNIKVSRLLIMSGADVDYRSGVLNNAPLLCVHAHLGHTDAVALLLDHGAQVDIQSEDGLTALAFAASAGHLDVITLLSQHKAKIGHVDGSGRCVGVHAAQRGHLHVLRFLLKHSDWICTPCCGQKGVSRSQALQQALTAAASMGHVEIVSYLLDPPEEDDKEEERPEINTPDSLWGETALTAASAGGRLSVCKLLLDQGAALEQGSRRSVLPLFCAVRRGHWQVVELLLSSGAQVNTVDQQGRTALMTAASEGHVATAKLLLDHGASLDQADKEGLTALSWACLKGQLPLVKELVARGATTTHSDRSGRTPLDLAAFRGDPEVVKHLVDHGASVEHVDSSGMRPLDRAVGCRNTSAVIALLKKGAKIGPATWAMATSKPDILMVLISKLVQEGDRLYKQGKVREAAHSYQSALQKFPADELKTFRQLKVCVLLNLSRCRRKMNDLNLAEEFATRALELKPKSYEAFYARARAKRSRRQFHAALEDLLEASRLSPSNREIQRLLSRVKEECRQHLPHPDARVRDSDDLHVHANEAFSKDEDSEDEKNPKPGDVTLDIFGRPASHFPPPHSGHRTPSSPANSPTSSPSHQPGLPTSPISERRSFPNQNQWLQPVKVQVVRTAPPGSAIHSSVVLGSSAYSQLARLPQELAQLGEGFCPNPFDMTSTNQQGRQIPGSGSLYLHDGTDPDLLYQSKPTPAYGAVTSRFGPPRQFNRNQSKAAYYPMEVTEMTKQPLDDPYLHQAGLRHPHSSHPTGPGLSQRPVIHSQSTNIGLASSQQTNRIPVFRTSASAQHVVSASHPFAGDLVSHLDDLALDSAPQGESSLGGGTYPGEASRSSRNTPYMGLNDKSVRVPQQSSGLGQSRSWAVSSVDTIVTSQGNAADEQNRSPQTFSIAYHNRSNNNGHYDKQLNYYDVLPGNGAAQKTPYVDVKLARTLPVHRKTCPTSPVKAKRPFVESNV, encoded by the exons ATGCCCAGACAGAATTCTGGAAGTCGAAGTCAACAGGAAAAGAGAG TTCAGTTGACTCCATATCTCAGCCTGAAGCCCCTCCACTTTGAAATTCCCGGACTCTGTTCCGATTGGAGCTTTACCGGGAGGGAATGGCTTTTCCAGGAGGTGGACACTTGCCTCTCCAGCGACGACCCATTAATCAATCAAGGGGTGATCATCGTCGGAAATATGGGTTTTGGAAAGACGGCCATTATTGCCCGCCTGGTGGCCCTCAGTTGTCATGGGAACCGCATGTGGCCGACATCCGCCGGCTTCCAGACGCCTCCCAAAT ATCCTGAATCTTTCCCCCAAGATTCACTGGGACAAGGAGGAGTAGCAGAAGAAGATGGTGGCTGTCCGGGGACACCAGAGATCAAGAGGAGACAGAGGGAGGCCATGATGAGGCTTGCAGGACAG GTGGTTTCCTATCATTTCTGTCAGGCCGACAATTGTCACACATGTCTAGTGCCAGAGTTCGTCCACAACATGGCGGCGACGTTAACCGAAGCTCCTCAGCTTTCGGCCTATCGAGAACTCCTACGTCGAACGCCACAACTCCAGAGCACGCTCAGTCTGCGCTCCTGCATCCAAGACCCGACCTCGGCCTTCCAGAAAGGAATCGTGGAACCGCTAAATGCTCTTTACAAAG AGGGGAGTTTGCATGCCGACGGGGCGGGGCTCATTTTGCTGATTGATGGGCTAAACGAGGCGGAGTTCCACCGGCCGGATTATGGCGACACCTTGACCTCATTTTTGTCCCGAAACGTTCACAAGTTCCCCTCCTGGTTAAAGATTGTCGCCACTGTGAGGTCCAATCAACAG gaCATCACTCGATTGTTACCTTTTCACCGCATCTCGTTAGATAGAATGGAGGAAAACAGTGCCATTGATCAAGATCTGCAG GGCTACCTGATGCAACGTATCCACAGCAGCCCCGAGATTCAGAGCAACGTGTCGCTAAGCAATGGTCGTCTAGACAACACGGCGCTGAGCAAACTGACGAGCCACTTGAAGACCTTGAGCAAAGGCTCATACCTCTACCTGAAATTGACCCTGGACTTGATAGAAGGAGGTTACCTGGTCCTCAAGAGTACCAGTTTCAAG gtcgttcccgtcagccTGGCGGAAGTTTACCTACTGCAACTTAACATGCGCTTCCCCACGCAGTCGTCTTTCCTCAGAGTTATACCGTTGCTAAATGTGACCGTGGCTACGCTTCACCCATTGACTGACAACCAG CTTTTCGAGGCGATAAACGCCGGCGCTCTGACGGGCGGGGCCATGCAGTGGGCGGAGTTCACACAGCGTCTGGAGCAGTTGTTTCCTTTCCTCCAGCGGCGTAGTGATGGTAGTAGGATGCTAAACCACACTTCCTTCAGGGAATGGTTGGTGTGGAGGGAGGACGGCCAGGACGACAGGTTTCTCTGCGACCCCAG GAGCGGCCATACGCTGCTGGCTTTCTGGCTTTGCCGACAGGGAGGGAAACTGAGTCGACAGCAGACCCTGGAATTGGGACATCACATCTTAAAGGCTCACATTTACAAG GGCTTGAGTAAGAAACTTGGGATTTCGTCTTCAATTCTGCAGGGCCTTTGGTTGGCCTATAGTACCGAGAACTTGAACCATGCACTCTCATCACTACGAAACCTTTACACTCCAAACATCAAG GTGAGCAGGTTGCTGATTATGAGCGGTGCCGATGTAGATTACCGAAGCGGCGTCCTCAATAACGCCCCCTTGCTGTGCGTCCATGCTCATTTAGGCCACACGGATGCTGTGGCTCTTTTACTTGACCATGGCGCTCAg GTGGATATTCAGTCAGAAGATGGGTTAACTGCACTGGCCTTTGCTGCCTCTGCTGGACATTTAGATGTTATCACCCTGCTTAGTCAGCATAAAGCCAAG ATCGGTCACGTTGACGGCTCGGGTCGCTGCGTGGGCGTACATGCGGCTCAACGGGGCCACCTCCACGTGTTGCGTTTCCTTCTGAAGCATTCCGACTGGATCTGTACTCCCTGCTGTGGCCAGAAGGGGGTGAGCCGAAGCCAGGCGTTGCAGCAAGCCTTGACCGCGGCCGCCAGTATGGGTCATGTCGAG ATCGTGTCTTATCTGCTGGATCCTCCAGAAGAAGAcgataaagaagaagaaagacctGAGATCAATACACCTGATAGTCTTTGGGGAGAGACAG CCTTGACGGCAGCATCGGCGGGAGGCAGGTTGTCGGTCTGCAAGTTGTTGTTGGATCAAGGCGCCGCTCTGGAGCAAGGCAGCAGGCGAAGTGTCTTGCCGCTGTTTTGTGCGGTCAGGCGAGGACATTGGCAG GTGGTGGAGTTGTTACTGAGCAGTGGTGCTCAAGTCAACACGGTGGACCAACAGGGACGCACGGCGTTAATGACGGCGGCGTCGGAGGGTCACGTGGCCACTGCCAAATTGCTGTTGGATCATG GCGCGTCTCTGGATCAGGCCGACAAAGAAGGCTTAACGGCACTGAGTTGGGCTTGTCTGAAAGGCCAGCTCCCATTGGTCAAGGAGCTGGTGGCCAGAGGCGCCACCACCACGCACAGTGACCGTAGTGGGCGCACGCCTTTGGATCTGGCCGCCTTCCGCGGCGATCCCGAAGTG GTGAAGCACCTGGTGGATCATGGTGCATCTGTGGAGCATGTGGACTCTAGCGGGATGAGACCGTTGGACCGGGCGGTTGGGTGTAGGAATACTTCGGCTGTCATCGCACTGCTCAAAAAAGGCGCCAAAATAG GACCGGCAACCTGGGCCATGGCTACATCCAAACCAGACATTTTAATGGTTCTCATCAGTAAACTGGTCCAAGAGGGCGACAGATTATACAAG CAAGGTAAAGTGAGAGAAGCAGCTCACTCATATCAGTCCGCCCTGCAAAAGTTTCCGGCGGACGAACTAAAAACCTTCCGACAGCTGAAAGTGTGCGTGCTGCTCAACCTTTCGCGCTGTCGCCGAAAAATGAAT gATTTGAATCTTGCCGAGGAATTTGCGACCAGGGCTTTGGAACTCAAACCCAAATCTTACGAGGCCTTCTACGCCAGAGCGCGTGCCAAACGCAGTCGTAG GCAGTTTCACGCCGCCCTAGAAGATCTCCTAGAAGCCAGTCGCCTCAGTCCTTCCAACCGGGAAATTCAACGCCTTCTCTCTCGAGTTAAAGAAGAATGTCGACAACACTTGCCTCACCCGGACGCCAGGGTCCGAGATTCCGACGACCTCCATGTCCACGCCAACGAGGCGTTTTCAAAAGACGAGGACAGCGAAGACGAGAAAAACCCCAAGCCAGGCGACGTCACTCTCGATATTTTCGGCCGTCCTGCCTCGCACTTCCCTCCCCCTCACAGTGGGCATCGAACCCCGTCGAGCCCAGCAAATTCACCCACTTCCTCCCCTTCGCACCAGCCTGGACTTCCCACCAGCCCCATATCAGAACGTCGATCTTTCCCCAACCAAAATCAATGGCTCCAACCCGTCAAAGTCCAAGTAGTCCGAACAGCCCCACCTGGTTCTGCAATCCACTCCAGTGTAGTCCTGGGTAGCTCCGCCTACTCGCAGTTGGCACGACTACCTCAAGAACTCGCCCAATTGGGCGAAGGTTTTTGCCCAAATCCCTTCGATATGACGTCAACCAACCAGCAGGGGCGCCAGATCCCAGGAAGCGGGTCGCTATATCTCCACGATGGTACAGATCCGGATCTCCTTTACCAATCAAAACCCACACCAGCATACGGTGCAGTGACCAGTCGTTTCGGTCCACCTCGTCAATTCAACCGCAACCAATCCAAAGCCGCCTATTACCCAATGGAAGTCACCGAAATGACAAAACAACCCCTCGACGACCCCTACCTCCATCAGGCAGGGCTCCGACACCCTCACAGCTCTCACCCGACTGGCCCTGGCCTTTCCCAGAGACCAGTCATCCACTCCCAGAGTACCAACATAGGCCTGGCTAGCAGTCAGCAGACCAATCGAATCCCGGTTTTCAGGACGTCGGCCTCCGCGCAACACGTGGTCTCGGCTTCGCACCCTTTCGCCGGAGACTTGGTAAGTCACCTGGACGATCTGGCGCTTGACTCCGCCCCTCAGGGAGAGTCCTCACTCGGGGGCGGGACTTATCCGGGAGAAGCTAGCCGGTCTTCAAGGAATACGCCTTACATGGGTCTCAATGACAAATCCGTCAGGGTTCCGCAACAGTCGTCCGGACTTGGACAATCCCGATCGTGGGCCGTGTCCTCAGTGGACACCATCGTTACCTCGCAAGGAAACGCCGCCGATGAACAAAACCGGTCGCCACAGACCTTTTCCATCGCCTATCACAACCGCAGTAACAACAATGGCCACTATGACAAGCAGCTAAATTACTACGACGTGTTGCCAGGCAACGGCGCCGCTCAGAAGACGCCTTACGTCGACGTGAAGCTGGCGAGAACGCTGCCCGTCCACAGGAAGACGTGTCCCACCTCGCCCGTCAAAGCCAAAAGACCTTTTGTTGAGTCTAACGTTTAG